Genomic window (Aquila chrysaetos chrysaetos chromosome 22, bAquChr1.4, whole genome shotgun sequence):
TCTGGAGAGGGTGACTGCTGTCAGCAAGTGGTCTGCCGCTGAGCAATtttctgctcagcctggagatgGTTTGCTGGTTTGTGTTGTTGAGGATGCTGCATGGTCACAGCTGATCTCCCTGGCCTGGCCATGCTGGCTTGTTTCTCTGCAGGCTGGTGGGCTGTAAACCCTGCTGTAGAAACATGCtgatgggttttcttttttcttgtcataGCCACGTGGTTTGAACCTGCCTAAACCTCCTGTCCCTCCTCAAGTGGAAGAGGAATATTACACCATCGCTGACTTCCAGACCACCATTCCTGATGGGATCAGCTTCCAGGCAGGAATGAAAGTAGAGGTGAGACTGTCATCTTCCCTTCTCACACCTTCATGTCAGTGCAGCGCTCCTGACTCCTGTTGCCCTAGGACCTGTTTCAGGCAGGAGCTCCTGTTCCAGGCAGGGAAGATCTGCTCACCACGGCATTTTGGGTGGAAACCAGGCACGGTGGTGCATGCGATTGCCTCTGTGGACTGTCAACAACCCAGGGCTCTCCTAGAGTGGGAGAGAAACCCATATGAGCTCACGAGACTTTGGAGTCCGTGGTGCTCTTGGTGGCCTCCTGTCCCTCAAGCGTGTGGGTGCTGTGTTGCCTGAGCtaatggaaattaaaaccaCACCACAAATGGGGGTAgaagtggtgggttttttcgTAGGCCAGGTGTAAAGTTAAAAGCTCTTCCAGAATTGCTTTCCTGGCACACCCGCTTTTGCTGGCAGAATCTCTCTTGCAGatgtgattttgcttttcaaaatgtaagcTGTGCCTCTCAAGACGATTTTTCCTTTACGGCTGCCCCAGTCAgctcctcccagctcccagcaccacTCCTGGAGCACCCAGAGGCCGGACCGTTGCTGATCGGGCAGTGTCGCTGCCGGTTGATCGCTCCAACAGTGCCGCGCAGTGGCCACCGCCAGTAGCCAGCATCCCGGTCCTGTCTCCCAGGCGGGATGGTGACAGCTCATCCGCAGCTCCTTGACATGGCTACGTCGTTCCTCAGGCCCATGGCACGCAGGTCCCCTTCCCTGGCAGAAATCCTTAGCAAGTTCCCCTCCTGTTAGGATGCCAGTCCTGTGATTACATGGCTTTTGGTTACCAGGACAGGGAGGTACTGAGGCCATATACCACTCTGACAGCATTTCGGAGACACCCAGCATCCCCACTTGTGCAGAAGGCTCCTCCATGGGTGTCTGAGGTTTCCTTTCCCCTCGGCAGGTTATTGAGAAGAACCTGAGCGGCTGGTGGTACATTCAGATTGACGAGAAGGAAGGCTGGGCCCCTGCCACGTTCATCGATAAGTACAAGAAAACCAGCAATGCATCCAGGCCGAATTTCCTGGCTCCGCTACCCAACGAGATGGCCCAGCTCCGGCTCGGTGACGCCGCGGCCGACGGCAGCGCCAGCGAGGAAGCGACGGGACCGTGCCGTCCTCTGCCGGAGGCTCCTCCGAACGGTACGGACTGCGGTGGGAAGTGGGCCAAAGactggaaggggaaggaggctCCCGAGAGCGGGGACCCAGCCTTTGCCGGTGGCTACGAGGAGATCTCGGACCGTGACACAGAGGAGAAGCCCAGCCTGCCACCCAGGAAGGAGTCCATCATTAAATCAGAAGGCGAATTACTGGAGAGGCAGAGGCCTCCCCCCAAGCCCCCAGGCATGATTTTGCCTATGATCCCACCCAAGCAGTCGGCGGCCCCGAAGGACAGCAAGAAGCCCGATCTGAAACCGGAGAAGGGCAAACTCTTCCAGCTGAAAAACGAAATGGGACTGGAATGTGGACACAAGGTGTCAGCCAAGGAGGTGAAGAAACCAAACCTCCGGCCCATTGTCAAGCCAACCAAGCCAAAAGCCGAGCCTGCAGAGGACAAGCCTGAGCCCATAGCCCAGAATCCATTCTTGAAGTCAAGACCTCAGATCAGGCCAAAacccgccgcagccccccggACTGACCCACCTCCAGCTGATGATAAACTGGACATTTGCAGCCTGCGGAGCAAGCTTAGACCTGCAAAGTGCCCAGAGAAACCCTCCGAGCAGGACCCCGCTGCTGGCGAAAACTCCATCAGTAATGCCGTGGTTTCTTCAGAGGCTTCTGGAAGGTTTCAGGAGCGACCCAACATGGACACCAAACCCCTGCCCAAGCTGGACAGCCACGCCACGAAAGAGGCACTGCCCAAATCTCCCCTGGGGCCAGCAAACACGCCGGGTACCAGGGAGCCCCCGCCGCAGCGCCCCATTGTGCCACCTCGcagaccacccccccccaagaaaatGGGGGGTCCTGCCTCTGGCCCCACAGCGGAGCTGAGGGCCCCGGCACGGGAAGTACCTGAAATCAGGTCATCCCCGGTGCCGGGGAGGCCCATGCTGGTTCCTCCGAAAGCCAAGCCGTTCCTCTCTGCCTCCATCCAAGACGAAGCCAAAGTGAAAAGCAGTGTAAGCCCAAAGGTCATATCCAAGCCAGTGGAGAGAGGGGAGACCAAGGAGAGGACCTCAGCCCCCGTCTCCAGTCCGGACGTCTCCAGGGAAGCTCTCTATGTGGCAGTGGCGGATTTTGAAGGCGACGAGGAGACCAACAGCTTTAAAGAAGGGACTTTGTTTGAAGTTCGTGAGAAGAACAGCAGTGGCTGGTGGTTTTGCAAGGTCCTGACTGGGAATCCGTGCTGGGAGGGCTGGATCCCTTCCAATTACCTACGGAAGAAGCCATAGCCGCTCCTCTGCTTGCATGGCTGGAGGTTCCCTGGTCTCTCACCTGAGTATTTAATTAGCAGATTAATTTATAGTTTTATGTGAGgctggctttaaaaaacaagataaTAATTGAGATCCCACACATTCCAGTTGGTGCCCGTTGGCAGCAGCGTGGAggaagcagctctgcctcccctccccacccgtGTGCTCCCAtccatcctcctccttgcaTACCCCCCCAGCACTGCGCTCCTGTGGCCATActggcagcccagctggggctgctctggCCAAACTTCATGGAATACGATGGCTACCATGGTTCTCCATGCTAGGGCGAGGGACCTTGATTGACATTTTTGCCACTTGTATgggaagttaaaaagaaatacgGCAGTAGCCAGGGAGAGAAGTGGAGCGTGGAACAGTACCAATGAAGGAAATCTGGCTGCACAAAAGGATTTGCCTTTCCCTGAGGCTCAGGGTCACGGTCCAATGTTGTAGGTCACGTTGCTTAGTCCAGATGTGTAGCAGAGCCATAGGGAACATGGCAAAAAGGAGGAATGATTGCTGAGAACAGGGTCCCTGTAGCTCTGCGTGCATGTGCAGGTAGAGGCATTGTGCTCTGGTCAAGGGCTGTGCCTTGCTCCCCCCCCGTGCACGCCACGGGACCATCCCTTGGTCTTCCCTGCTCTACAATGACAAGTGTTAACTTCAACATTCTCCTGgtggaaacaaaaatacagaaaaatacacacacacacacacacacgtctATAACAGGACCTCTCTGTGCTGATCCAAGATGCTATGCAGGATTCTCCCTTGCAGTATTGCAACCAAACAACAAGAGGTATTTTGCTTCGGTAGCTGAAGAATACTATGCAAGGCACAGAAGACCAAAATGACCCCAAAAGCCCTGGAAAGAggatgctttgctttcctttccccccaaaCTGCCCTGCCTGTTGGACTAATAGGGGACCACCCGTTCCCGTGACCCACAGAGCTTCCCTGGGCTGGtgggcagcagccaggaggTGGGTCCTTCAGTAGGTGCTGATATTATCAAGTGCAATCCAGAACGTGGGAGTTCAGCTCCTCATCACAACCAGTTGCGAGGCTTGTCTGGTGCTCAGGGGCTCCCTGCCTTGTTTTTCACCCCATCTGCCTGTCTTCCAGGTACTTTCATTTCATCCTGCATGGTGGGCCGTTTGGGGGGCTTCAGGTCAAGCAGAGCCTGGGGTTTTTCCGTGCTGACATTCCTGCCTGCCAAGCCTAATCTTGCCCGCAGTGTTGCTTATCCCAGCAGGAGGACGAGCGTGGATGAGCTGTCATTCCCcagtgctgctttcttcccttctgtagTTGGCTACTTGCAGATTCAGGGCTAAACTTCTCTCTCCGGAAGAGCTTTAAACCTGGCGCTTCTGTGGGTTTCTTGCTGACCAAACCCCT
Coding sequences:
- the SH3PXD2B gene encoding SH3 and PX domain-containing protein 2B isoform X4, which translates into the protein MPRRSIAEVKVLDVQKRRIPNKHYVYIIKVTWSNGSTEVIYRRYSKFFDLQMQMLDKFPMEGGQKDPKQRIIPFLPGKILFRRSHIRDVAVKRLIPIDEYCKALIQLPPYISQCEEVLQFFETRPDDLTPPKEEPIGKKRSGADSASVDPLVLEQYVVVADYQKQESSEISLCVGQLVDIIEKNESGWWFVSTSEEQGWVPATCLEAQDGVQDEFSMQPDEEEKYTVIYPYTARDQDEMNLDKGAVVEVIQKNLEGWWKIRYQGQEGWAPASYLKKGNGDMFSQKLGSGSSAHSCALDLDGVSRQQVAASREKDGLAGQRDGRFDSRPLPNADIRRKSPKMRQRPPPRRDLTIPRGLNLPKPPVPPQVEEEYYTIADFQTTIPDGISFQAGMKVEVIEKNLSGWWYIQIDEKEGWAPATFIDKYKKTSNASRPNFLAPLPNEMAQLRLGDAAADGSASEEATGPCRPLPEAPPNGTDCGGKWAKDWKGKEAPESGDPAFAGGYEEISDRDTEEKPSLPPRKESIIKSEGELLERQRPPPKPPGMILPMIPPKQSAAPKDSKKPDLKPEKGKLFQLKNEMGLECGHKVSAKEVKKPNLRPIVKPTKPKAEPAEDKPEPIAQNPFLKSRPQIRPKPAAAPRTDPPPADDKLDICSLRSKLRPAKCPEKPSEQDPAAGENSISNAVVSSEASGRFQERPNMDTKPLPKLDSHATKEALPKSPLGPANTPGTREPPPQRPIVPPRRPPPPKKMGGPASGPTAELRAPAREVPEIRSSPVPGRPMLVPPKAKPFLSASIQDEAKVKSSVSPKVISKPVERGETKERTSAPVSSPDVSREALYVAVADFEGDEETNSFKEGTLFEVREKNSSGWWFCKVLTGNPCWEGWIPSNYLRKKP
- the SH3PXD2B gene encoding SH3 and PX domain-containing protein 2B isoform X3 encodes the protein MPRRSIAEVKVLDVQKRRIPNKHYVYIIKVTWSNGSTEVIYRRYSKFFDLQMQMLDKFPMEGGQKDPKQRIIPFLPGKILFRRSHIRDVAVKRLIPIDEYCKALIQLPPYISQCEEVLQFFETRPDDLTPPKEEPIGKKRSGFIQRTASFLQRGADSASVDPLVLEQYVVVADYQKQESSEISLCVGQLVDIIEKNESGWWFVSTSEEQGWVPATCLEAQDGVQDEFSMQPDEEEKYTVIYPYTARDQDEMNLDKGAVVEVIQKNLEGWWKIRYQGQEGWAPASYLKKGNGDMFSQKLGSGSSAHSCALDLDGVSRQQVAASREKDGLAGQRDGRFDSRPLPNADIRRKSPKMRQRPPPRRDLTIPRGLNLPKPPVPPQVEEEYYTIADFQTTIPDGISFQAGMKVEVIEKNLSGWWYIQIDEKEGWAPATFIDKYKKTSNASRPNFLAPLPNEMAQLRLGDAAADGSASEEATGPCRPLPEAPPNGTDCGGKWAKDWKGKEAPESGDPAFAGGYEEISDRDTEEKPSLPPRKESIIKSEGELLERQRPPPKPPGMILPMIPPKQSAAPKDSKKPDLKPEKGKLFQLKNEMGLECGHKVSAKEVKKPNLRPIVKPTKPKAEPAEDKPEPIAQNPFLKSRPQIRPKPAAAPRTDPPPADDKLDICSLRSKLRPAKCPEKPSEQDPAAGENSISNAVVSSEASGRFQERPNMDTKPLPKLDSHATKEALPKSPLGPANTPGTREPPPQRPIVPPRRPPPPKKMGGPASGPTAELRAPAREVPEIRSSPVPGRPMLVPPKAKPFLSASIQDEAKVKSSVSPKVISKPVERGETKERTSAPVSSPDVSREALYVAVADFEGDEETNSFKEGTLFEVREKNSSGWWFCKVLTGNPCWEGWIPSNYLRKKP
- the SH3PXD2B gene encoding SH3 and PX domain-containing protein 2B isoform X1; amino-acid sequence: MPRRSIAEVKVLDVQKRRIPNKHYVYIIKVTWSNGSTEVIYRRYSKFFDLQMQMLDKFPMEGGQKDPKQRIIPFLPGKILFRRSHIRDVAVKRLIPIDEYCKALIQLPPYISQCEEVLQFFETRPDDLTPPKEEPIGKKRSGFIQRTASFLQRGADSASVDPLVLEQYVVVADYQKQESSEISLCVGQLVDIIEKNESGWWFVSTSEEQGWVPATCLEAQDGVQDEFSMQPDEVPWRYWSLPRHVGRRRTLGDLYTSGWGQEEKYTVIYPYTARDQDEMNLDKGAVVEVIQKNLEGWWKIRYQGQEGWAPASYLKKGNGDMFSQKLGSGSSAHSCALDLDGVSRQQVAASREKDGLAGQRDGRFDSRPLPNADIRRKSPKMRQRPPPRRDLTIPRGLNLPKPPVPPQVEEEYYTIADFQTTIPDGISFQAGMKVEVIEKNLSGWWYIQIDEKEGWAPATFIDKYKKTSNASRPNFLAPLPNEMAQLRLGDAAADGSASEEATGPCRPLPEAPPNGTDCGGKWAKDWKGKEAPESGDPAFAGGYEEISDRDTEEKPSLPPRKESIIKSEGELLERQRPPPKPPGMILPMIPPKQSAAPKDSKKPDLKPEKGKLFQLKNEMGLECGHKVSAKEVKKPNLRPIVKPTKPKAEPAEDKPEPIAQNPFLKSRPQIRPKPAAAPRTDPPPADDKLDICSLRSKLRPAKCPEKPSEQDPAAGENSISNAVVSSEASGRFQERPNMDTKPLPKLDSHATKEALPKSPLGPANTPGTREPPPQRPIVPPRRPPPPKKMGGPASGPTAELRAPAREVPEIRSSPVPGRPMLVPPKAKPFLSASIQDEAKVKSSVSPKVISKPVERGETKERTSAPVSSPDVSREALYVAVADFEGDEETNSFKEGTLFEVREKNSSGWWFCKVLTGNPCWEGWIPSNYLRKKP
- the SH3PXD2B gene encoding SH3 and PX domain-containing protein 2B isoform X2, translated to MPRRSIAEVKVLDVQKRRIPNKHYVYIIKVTWSNGSTEVIYRRYSKFFDLQMQMLDKFPMEGGQKDPKQRIIPFLPGKILFRRSHIRDVAVKRLIPIDEYCKALIQLPPYISQCEEVLQFFETRPDDLTPPKEEPIGKKRSGADSASVDPLVLEQYVVVADYQKQESSEISLCVGQLVDIIEKNESGWWFVSTSEEQGWVPATCLEAQDGVQDEFSMQPDEVPWRYWSLPRHVGRRRTLGDLYTSGWGQEEKYTVIYPYTARDQDEMNLDKGAVVEVIQKNLEGWWKIRYQGQEGWAPASYLKKGNGDMFSQKLGSGSSAHSCALDLDGVSRQQVAASREKDGLAGQRDGRFDSRPLPNADIRRKSPKMRQRPPPRRDLTIPRGLNLPKPPVPPQVEEEYYTIADFQTTIPDGISFQAGMKVEVIEKNLSGWWYIQIDEKEGWAPATFIDKYKKTSNASRPNFLAPLPNEMAQLRLGDAAADGSASEEATGPCRPLPEAPPNGTDCGGKWAKDWKGKEAPESGDPAFAGGYEEISDRDTEEKPSLPPRKESIIKSEGELLERQRPPPKPPGMILPMIPPKQSAAPKDSKKPDLKPEKGKLFQLKNEMGLECGHKVSAKEVKKPNLRPIVKPTKPKAEPAEDKPEPIAQNPFLKSRPQIRPKPAAAPRTDPPPADDKLDICSLRSKLRPAKCPEKPSEQDPAAGENSISNAVVSSEASGRFQERPNMDTKPLPKLDSHATKEALPKSPLGPANTPGTREPPPQRPIVPPRRPPPPKKMGGPASGPTAELRAPAREVPEIRSSPVPGRPMLVPPKAKPFLSASIQDEAKVKSSVSPKVISKPVERGETKERTSAPVSSPDVSREALYVAVADFEGDEETNSFKEGTLFEVREKNSSGWWFCKVLTGNPCWEGWIPSNYLRKKP